The Triticum aestivum cultivar Chinese Spring chromosome 7B, IWGSC CS RefSeq v2.1, whole genome shotgun sequence genome window below encodes:
- the LOC123162784 gene encoding uncharacterized protein isoform X1, with amino-acid sequence MALRSPSSTSPQDLGPRYSPPADSLPPTSQGGSSNGAKADVARKKEVDHLLAKFKKEGVEIDGKIASIIDDEIARIKAEAERENIINWLKRNGRLVMLTISSLAFGFFLGGELYEKALYAQMRVVFGEEE; translated from the exons ATGGCGCTGCGCTCTCCCTCCAGCACTTCGCCGCAGGATCTGGGCCCCCGTTATTCGCCGCCGGCGGACTCTCTGCCTCCCACCTCTCAG GGTGGATCCAGCAATGGAGCCAAAGCTGATGTTGCTAGGAAGAAGGAGGTTGATCATTTGTTGGCAAAGTTTAAAAAGGAGGGAGTGGAGATAGATGGCAAGATAGCTAGTATTATTGATGATGAGATAGCTAGAATTAAAGCTGAAGCTGAGAG GGAGAACATCATCAATTGGCTGAAAAGGAACGGGCGGTTGGTAATGCTCACTATTTCATCTCTTGCTTTTGGTTTCTTCCTGGGAGGGGAACTTTATGAAAAGGCCCTCTATGCGCAGATGCGCGTCGTTTTTGGTGAAGAAGAATag
- the LOC123162784 gene encoding uncharacterized protein isoform X2, which translates to MALRSPSSTSPQDLGPRYSPPADSLPPTSQGGSSNGAKADVARKKEVDHLLAKFKKEGVEIDGKIASIIDDEIARIKAEAERENIINWLKRNGRLMRVVFGEEE; encoded by the exons ATGGCGCTGCGCTCTCCCTCCAGCACTTCGCCGCAGGATCTGGGCCCCCGTTATTCGCCGCCGGCGGACTCTCTGCCTCCCACCTCTCAG GGTGGATCCAGCAATGGAGCCAAAGCTGATGTTGCTAGGAAGAAGGAGGTTGATCATTTGTTGGCAAAGTTTAAAAAGGAGGGAGTGGAGATAGATGGCAAGATAGCTAGTATTATTGATGATGAGATAGCTAGAATTAAAGCTGAAGCTGAGAG GGAGAACATCATCAATTGGCTGAAAAGGAACGGGCGGTTG ATGCGCGTCGTTTTTGGTGAAGAAGAATag
- the LOC123163105 gene encoding uncharacterized protein has product MALCSPSNTLRCRCGCRCHDLEPRDSPPADSPLPTSQGGSNNGAKADVARKKDVDHLLAKLEKEGVEIDGNISSIIDDEIARIKAEAERENMNEEKRKRTQALLTIAGVVVGFVVGVKCEIDKYRKAFDKIYGRPSR; this is encoded by the exons ATGGCGCTGTGCTCTCCCTCTAACACTCTCCGGTGTCGGTGCGGATGCAGGTGCCATGATCTCGAACCCCGTGATTCGCCGCCGGCGGACTCTCCGCTTCCCACCTCTCAG GGTGGATCCAACAATGGAGCCAAAGCTGATGTTGCTAGGAAGAAGGATGTTGATCATTTGTTGGCAAAATTAGAGAAGGAGGGAGTGGAGATAGATGGCAACATATCTAGTATTATTGATGATGAGATAGCTAGAATTAAAGCTGAAGCTGAGAG GGAGAACATGAATGAAGAAAAAAGGAAGAGGACTCAAGCACTGCTCACTATTGCAGGTGTTGTTGTTGGTTTCGTCGTGGGTGTGAAATGTGAAATAGATAAATACCGTAAGGCATTTGACAAGATATATGGAAGACCCAGTAGGTAA